Proteins encoded in a region of the Stieleria neptunia genome:
- a CDS encoding peptide chain release factor family protein, with the protein MPSKPTAIVPDEASRMECRVIDPPHPAVIDSDRLLESCELRTQRRSGPGGQHRNKTSSGAFLTHRPTGLVGEATERRSQAQNRDVALQRLRYLLAIEVRTPSPLDPSGWQADRDEATIRQRYTNHSFRLNESNGDKPAVLALVLNDLWTAGGQPSLIAETWAVSTSKVVSLIRSYAPALTWVNRVRHHHQRLPLH; encoded by the coding sequence ATGCCTTCCAAACCGACCGCGATCGTTCCCGATGAAGCATCACGGATGGAGTGCCGTGTGATCGATCCGCCGCATCCGGCGGTGATCGATAGCGATCGCTTGCTGGAATCTTGTGAGTTGCGGACCCAGCGCCGCAGCGGGCCGGGCGGGCAACATCGCAACAAGACCAGTTCCGGCGCGTTCTTGACCCACCGTCCGACGGGACTGGTCGGCGAAGCGACCGAGCGGCGCAGCCAGGCGCAAAACCGCGACGTGGCGCTGCAGCGGTTGCGGTACCTGTTGGCGATCGAAGTTCGCACACCCAGCCCGCTCGATCCGTCTGGCTGGCAAGCCGATCGCGACGAAGCGACGATCCGCCAGCGGTACACCAATCATTCGTTTCGGCTGAATGAATCCAACGGTGACAAGCCTGCGGTGTTGGCCTTGGTGTTGAATGATTTGTGGACCGCCGGTGGGCAACCGAGCTTGATCGCCGAGACGTGGGCGGTGTCGACCAGCAAGGTTGTTTCACTGATTCGATCGTACGCCCCGGCGTTGACTTGGGTGAACCGAGTTCGACATCACCACCAACGGTTGCCGCTGCATTGA
- a CDS encoding FMN-binding protein, with product MERPRHIRAIVVHTVRVSTVAALLLLIPSPRRDQSTAEGGASPPAVEWIRPFLPTASVVEPGKDANGFWTVKDGDGFSLARVARTLPEAANVIGYRGPTEAMVLLDRDYRLIGVDLIESADTEEHVTAVQNDDAFFEQFHSWTWTGPEPGTSVDAVSGATLTSLALAKGVLRRIGDDLPSLVFPDAVTQEELQRWFPEASATRVEGDRVIALDRSGNELGTVIRTGPLSDSIIGYQGPTELLIRVDSAADAEDNEQPPLTVADIKIRSSFDNEPYVGYCKTEYGFWALFTGRTLTGLADMDLDAERVEGVSGATMTSMAIAETLVASAGRFQVREQQREKANQASRSSWGHWRNRVLEMLEMRLTAAEVGCVLVLCLIPLFRMRGWFRHQRIRKLWLVAVIAVIGIWSGNLISMALVAGWSGGGIAWQLAPALAAITIVAFVAPVGWKSNPYCNHLCPHGALQQLLRPHHQSKRYWKPPARLVAVLKVLPGALLVLAYLTLLWRPAIDLSSWEPFHAYLYRMAPWTAVALAGLTLLFSAFVPMGYCRLGCPTGRLLDHLRRSAGSDRLQLADGVAIGLLVVALFAA from the coding sequence ATGGAACGCCCACGTCACATTCGTGCGATCGTGGTGCACACCGTCAGGGTTTCAACGGTCGCCGCACTGTTGCTGCTGATTCCCTCGCCGCGACGTGATCAGTCCACCGCGGAGGGCGGAGCGTCACCGCCGGCGGTTGAATGGATCCGCCCCTTCTTGCCGACGGCGAGTGTCGTCGAACCTGGGAAGGACGCCAACGGATTTTGGACGGTCAAGGACGGCGACGGCTTTTCGTTGGCACGCGTCGCCAGAACCTTGCCCGAGGCCGCCAACGTCATCGGTTACCGGGGACCCACCGAAGCGATGGTCTTGCTGGACCGGGACTACCGATTGATCGGCGTCGACCTGATCGAGAGCGCGGATACCGAGGAGCACGTCACGGCGGTCCAGAATGACGACGCGTTCTTCGAGCAGTTTCACAGCTGGACATGGACCGGCCCGGAGCCGGGAACCAGCGTCGATGCAGTCTCCGGAGCGACGCTGACGTCCCTGGCCCTGGCCAAGGGGGTGCTGCGGCGAATCGGGGATGACCTGCCTTCGTTGGTGTTTCCCGATGCCGTCACCCAGGAAGAATTGCAGCGCTGGTTTCCCGAAGCCTCGGCAACTCGCGTCGAAGGTGATCGCGTCATCGCGCTGGATCGATCCGGCAACGAACTTGGGACGGTGATTCGCACCGGTCCGCTATCGGATTCGATCATCGGGTACCAGGGGCCGACCGAGTTGTTGATCCGAGTCGACTCGGCGGCGGACGCCGAAGACAACGAACAGCCGCCGTTGACGGTCGCGGACATCAAGATCCGATCCTCGTTCGACAACGAACCCTACGTTGGCTATTGCAAGACGGAGTACGGGTTCTGGGCGCTGTTCACCGGCCGAACCCTGACGGGGCTGGCCGACATGGATTTGGACGCCGAACGGGTCGAAGGTGTTTCCGGGGCAACGATGACCAGCATGGCGATCGCCGAAACCCTGGTCGCGTCGGCGGGCCGGTTTCAAGTCCGCGAGCAGCAGCGGGAAAAAGCGAATCAGGCCAGTCGATCGAGTTGGGGCCACTGGCGCAATCGCGTGCTGGAGATGCTTGAGATGCGGCTCACGGCGGCGGAAGTCGGCTGCGTGCTCGTTTTGTGTTTGATCCCGTTGTTTCGGATGCGGGGTTGGTTTCGTCATCAGCGAATCCGCAAGCTGTGGTTGGTTGCGGTGATCGCGGTGATCGGGATTTGGTCGGGCAATTTGATTTCGATGGCGCTGGTAGCGGGCTGGAGCGGTGGTGGGATCGCTTGGCAGTTGGCACCCGCACTGGCCGCGATCACGATCGTTGCGTTTGTCGCGCCGGTCGGCTGGAAATCCAATCCCTACTGCAATCATCTTTGCCCGCACGGGGCACTCCAGCAATTGCTGCGGCCGCACCACCAGAGCAAACGATATTGGAAGCCGCCCGCTCGGTTGGTTGCGGTGCTGAAGGTCTTGCCAGGAGCGCTGCTGGTGCTGGCGTATCTGACGCTGTTGTGGCGTCCGGCGATCGACCTGTCATCATGGGAACCCTTCCATGCGTACCTGTACCGGATGGCGCCCTGGACGGCGGTGGCGCTGGCAGGTTTGACGCTGTTGTTTTCAGCCTTTGTGCCGATGGGCTATTGTCGTCTGGGTTGTCCCACCGGCCGATTGCTCGATCACTTGCGGCGCAGCGCCGGCAGCGATCGGTTGCAGTTGGCCGATGGCGTTGCGATCGGGTTGCTGGTGGTGGCGCTGTTTGCGGCCTAG
- a CDS encoding zinc ribbon domain-containing protein: MSSFQQSCPSCNASLELPIEADGKAAVCPACQTQFTAAAPPAAASSPVAASSPVAASSPVAASSPNAASSPNAVVTPTAESPPVPVERYRKIPIEHILADTQSVFVERRRPLLMPFLMPSVLVVLGLLFPLVYLSDLASTDLKRALVWLAVGSPWFLLVTVYAVWFALNLSLDVCDAGPDVEDDPPRKTRSWFVPRAAVFLALLIALTITMAFAAVVVGLAITIMNAGSNVQAPEIHLLMTVGAFVGAILLLTLSAMRLWPVIPLAMDGRFGGDVVRESLEMTKSNLMTSFFLVVGIFFLVGFGFSVFGLGLPLAIPVAALALVVALRLIQGRRIPAFDREEL, translated from the coding sequence ATGAGCTCGTTCCAACAATCCTGTCCGTCCTGCAACGCGTCGCTCGAATTGCCGATCGAAGCGGACGGCAAGGCGGCGGTGTGCCCGGCCTGTCAGACTCAGTTCACCGCTGCGGCACCACCGGCCGCGGCGAGCAGCCCGGTTGCGGCGAGCAGCCCGGTTGCGGCGAGCAGCCCGGTTGCGGCGAGCAGCCCGAATGCGGCGAGCAGCCCGAATGCGGTGGTGACGCCGACCGCGGAGTCGCCACCGGTCCCGGTCGAACGTTATCGCAAGATTCCGATCGAACACATTTTGGCGGACACGCAATCGGTCTTTGTCGAAAGGCGTCGTCCGCTGCTGATGCCGTTTCTGATGCCATCGGTTCTGGTGGTGTTGGGCTTGCTGTTTCCACTGGTGTATCTGAGTGACTTGGCAAGCACGGATCTGAAGCGGGCGTTGGTGTGGTTGGCGGTGGGGTCGCCGTGGTTCTTGTTGGTGACGGTTTATGCGGTCTGGTTCGCGCTAAACCTGTCGCTGGATGTTTGTGACGCGGGGCCTGATGTGGAAGACGATCCACCGCGGAAGACTCGGTCATGGTTCGTCCCCAGGGCCGCAGTTTTTCTCGCGCTGCTGATCGCGCTGACGATCACGATGGCGTTTGCGGCCGTCGTCGTGGGTCTGGCCATCACGATCATGAATGCCGGCAGCAACGTCCAGGCACCCGAAATCCATTTGTTGATGACGGTCGGCGCGTTCGTGGGAGCGATCCTGTTGCTGACCCTCTCGGCGATGCGATTGTGGCCGGTCATTCCGCTCGCCATGGACGGCCGCTTCGGCGGGGATGTCGTACGGGAATCATTGGAGATGACCAAGTCGAATCTGATGACCTCGTTTTTTCTGGTCGTCGGAATTTTCTTTCTGGTCGGATTCGGTTTCAGCGTGTTCGGACTGGGGTTGCCGTTGGCGATACCGGTCGCCGCGTTGGCCTTGGTCGTGGCATTGCGTTTGATCCAAGGACGCAGGATCCCGGCGTTCGACCGAGAGGAGTTGTAG
- a CDS encoding ABC transporter ATP-binding protein yields the protein MNAVISLQNISKSFGRNRALIDVTLDIPQGVVFALLGENGAGKTTMIRILTGSLKPDSGTASVLGLSCLKDGQAIRQQTGYVSDSPAMYEWMTADEIGWFTSAFYDDEFPGRYAETLMGFDVPPGVKLKNMSKGQRAKVALALATSHDPELLILDEPTSGLDPMVRRQFLESMVDRASLGRTVLLSSHQINEVERVADWIGILHQGDLKLVQPLQALRDSTRVVTATLEHGDAAVLMPRGEVLTEAKNGRQMRWIVRDLADDWRSDYGDASGVIKIDEETPTLEEIFVAVCDTNAVRPTQQREQVKPTSGVSAV from the coding sequence ATGAACGCCGTCATTTCCTTGCAGAACATCAGTAAATCGTTCGGTCGCAATCGGGCACTGATCGACGTGACTTTGGACATTCCCCAGGGCGTCGTGTTTGCGTTGCTTGGCGAAAACGGGGCCGGCAAAACGACCATGATTCGAATCTTGACCGGTTCGCTGAAGCCGGACAGCGGCACCGCATCGGTGCTGGGATTGTCGTGTTTGAAGGACGGCCAAGCGATTCGTCAACAGACCGGCTATGTTTCGGATTCGCCGGCGATGTACGAATGGATGACGGCGGACGAGATCGGTTGGTTCACGTCGGCGTTTTATGACGACGAGTTTCCGGGTCGTTATGCGGAAACGTTGATGGGTTTCGACGTCCCGCCCGGCGTCAAGCTGAAGAACATGAGCAAGGGGCAGCGTGCCAAAGTCGCGCTCGCCCTGGCGACGTCTCACGATCCGGAGCTTTTGATTCTGGATGAACCGACCAGCGGGCTGGATCCGATGGTTCGTCGACAATTTCTCGAATCGATGGTCGACCGCGCATCGCTGGGTCGCACGGTGTTGCTTTCCAGCCATCAGATCAACGAGGTCGAGCGCGTCGCGGATTGGATCGGCATTTTGCATCAAGGCGATTTAAAACTCGTCCAGCCCTTGCAGGCCTTGCGTGATTCCACGCGTGTCGTCACGGCGACGCTGGAGCATGGGGATGCGGCCGTGCTGATGCCTCGCGGCGAAGTCTTGACCGAAGCCAAAAACGGCCGCCAGATGCGCTGGATCGTCCGCGATTTGGCCGACGACTGGCGCAGCGACTATGGAGACGCATCGGGCGTGATCAAAATCGACGAGGAGACGCCGACGCTGGAAGAGATCTTTGTGGCGGTCTGCGACACCAATGCCGTCCGGCCGACACAGCAACGAGAACAGGTGAAGCCGACGTCGGGCGTGTCGGCGGTGTGA
- a CDS encoding glutamine synthetase beta-grasp domain-containing protein, which produces MTKCKLEYIWLDGYQPTQSLRSKTKIIENFSGNVEDAPMWSFDGSSTEQAPGGASDCLLKPVKIITDPGRLGTSYLVMCEVLNADGTPHRTNGRATIDDDDGDFWFGFEQEYTLWDPGTNRPLGFPAEGYPGPQGPYYCSVGNGKAVGREIIEEHLEMCLEAGLNVEGINAEVMMGQWEFQVFSKGAKDAGDQVWLARYILDRVAENHGVGINYHCKPVPGDWNGSGMHANFSNTTLRTCGSQEIYEAICQAFEPRIKEHIDVYGADNEQRLTGLHETQSIDKFSYGVSDRGASIRIPIGTVENGWKGWLEDRRPASNADPYMVASAIIATVKTAAVPA; this is translated from the coding sequence ATGACCAAGTGCAAGTTGGAATACATCTGGTTGGATGGCTATCAGCCGACGCAAAGCTTGAGAAGCAAGACCAAGATTATTGAGAATTTCAGCGGAAATGTCGAAGACGCCCCGATGTGGTCGTTCGACGGATCCTCCACCGAGCAAGCGCCCGGCGGAGCATCGGATTGCCTGCTGAAACCCGTCAAAATCATCACCGATCCGGGCCGCTTGGGCACCTCGTACCTGGTGATGTGCGAAGTGCTCAACGCCGATGGGACGCCGCACCGCACCAACGGCCGGGCGACGATCGACGATGACGACGGCGATTTCTGGTTCGGATTCGAACAGGAATACACCCTCTGGGATCCCGGCACCAACCGACCGCTCGGTTTCCCCGCCGAAGGCTACCCCGGACCGCAAGGCCCGTATTATTGCAGCGTCGGCAACGGCAAAGCCGTGGGACGCGAAATCATCGAAGAGCATCTCGAGATGTGCTTGGAAGCCGGCCTGAACGTCGAAGGCATCAACGCCGAAGTGATGATGGGCCAATGGGAATTCCAAGTCTTTTCCAAGGGTGCCAAGGACGCCGGTGACCAGGTCTGGTTGGCCCGTTACATCCTGGATCGCGTCGCGGAAAACCACGGCGTCGGCATCAACTATCACTGCAAACCGGTCCCCGGCGACTGGAACGGCAGCGGGATGCACGCGAACTTCTCCAACACGACGCTGCGAACCTGTGGCAGCCAAGAGATTTACGAAGCGATTTGCCAGGCGTTTGAGCCGCGGATCAAGGAGCACATCGACGTCTACGGTGCCGACAACGAGCAACGCTTGACCGGTCTGCACGAAACGCAGTCGATCGACAAGTTCAGCTACGGCGTCTCCGACCGCGGTGCGTCCATCCGAATCCCGATCGGAACCGTGGAAAACGGCTGGAAAGGCTGGCTGGAAGACCGACGTCCCGCCTCCAACGCCGACCCGTACATGGTCGCCAGCGCGATCATCGCGACCGTCAAAACGGCCGCGGTTCCCGCCTAG
- a CDS encoding GntR family transcriptional regulator, with translation MFFSIDADGDIPIYEQLVRQVKLAVADGILVGGQMVPSVRQLANDLAINSNTIARAYQELQSDHVLEPLRGRGMVVRRDAMKRCTKARNSLVAESVRRALADALAGGMTTAELRDLFEAELDRQSAMIENAKPVSGNGTS, from the coding sequence ATGTTCTTTTCAATCGACGCCGATGGCGATATTCCGATCTACGAACAACTCGTTCGTCAGGTCAAACTGGCGGTCGCCGACGGGATTCTCGTCGGCGGTCAAATGGTTCCCAGCGTCCGACAGCTGGCCAATGACTTGGCGATCAATTCCAACACGATCGCCCGGGCCTATCAAGAGTTGCAGTCCGATCACGTTCTGGAACCGTTGCGGGGCCGGGGGATGGTGGTCCGCCGCGACGCGATGAAGCGTTGCACCAAGGCCCGGAATTCTTTGGTCGCCGAGAGTGTTCGGCGGGCGCTTGCCGATGCGTTGGCCGGCGGCATGACGACCGCGGAACTGCGCGATTTGTTTGAAGCGGAATTGGACCGGCAATCCGCGATGATCGAAAACGCGAAACCCGTCTCCGGCAATGGCACCTCCTGA
- a CDS encoding PVC-type heme-binding CxxCH protein, whose translation MISSGPRAFSVSDTFASLACSFLPVLWAVITLAAPPSAAADDPFQLRDGDRVVLIGDGLIEQEQYFGWVEVMLTTAFPDADVTYRNLGWNGDTPAGDSRFGLSLLQAGREPDGEGWRQLQKQLELTRPTVAVLGYGMANALQTSTRTTDVEKVESIIQFTKDLQRLADTIRQNDPDCRFVFLSPISPVGPSVLTPEMAAAYAELIEQVCAKTGGQFVDLTGVAVKPSQRKDPVHLNGDGYKALADAIGTSLGIDRGVWQNSPQTEPLRSVILEKNRLWFHRSRPANMAYVFGFRKHEQGQNAVEIPQFDPLIEQEEAKIASLRQLKANGVEEPTPRLESKYAEFTPQPTPDFVVAEGLEVSLWAENPMLNKPIHMNFDPQGRLWVASSEAYPMIEVGQAMPDKILVLEDSDHDGKADTSTVFADGLLIPTGVAPGDGGVYVAQSTDLLFLEDTDGDGKADRRERVLSGFGTEDTHHNLHTLLFGPDGRLYMNQSVYTRTDAETPYGVVRLKAGGGFRFDTRNRRMDVFFHGLWNPWGHQFDAHGNSFMTDGAGFAGIAYVFPGARFNPTPGTRRQLDLISPGNYPKFCGGEIVQGESFPEDWQGSFVTCDFRANRVTRFSLSETESGFVTTQQADLIRTSASTFRPIDIKQGPDGAMYIADWSNPIINHGEVDFRDPRRDRWHGRIWRVTAKGRPLRQPVDLTGQSIESLIAGLYSGDRYLADQSRRVLIERGDDTAAELDRVWSLAKTSEDRLAAARLSASVGEPNVAWLQALLGDSEGAVRAAATRILADWSDPTDPTASIQRAPAIEWFAARIDDSHPRVRLEAVRGLAKLGGVDAIRLSLRALDHPVDRFIDHALFLNVDENSAALIKDLRKPLWNAAENQKQLEYVLTSVEPAKATEFLAAYLAKNGLPRDGGGPWIGLIAKAGSVKELEILYQHAIGGRLDAAATAKAFRALQDAKRLRRLKPELVGQPADQLKPLLSSSDSSVQAAAIELSGAWQLRKLIPTLADLAADGQLDASTRIKAIAALRACGGAAATEALLSLVRAEASLAIKSSLVGALAGTNPQLAVQPFYDTLAGIEEEQSALVLWRAMLSAKEGEALLTGSLPAEGLSEVAARAGVRAAGESGRNAQSLIDALMPMSGLTMTADKWSPQRGAELRELVATKGDPARGEMIYRRSSLQCATCHAIGGVGGKVGPDMTSLGASAPVDYIIESMFDPNAKIKENYHAITVLTEEGQVYSGIESGSTEEEMVLRDASNKLVRIPEAEIVQVKPGKSLMPAGLLDRVPQQDQLDLISFMTRLGKPGEYDASRQTVARVLEVFAGSHRIEQQGNEAIVAGKPIKGWKPLLARVSGKIEKTTLEALTAQHKYTSLVNIYLRTQIEVGSETTAKFSIDNLDRANVWIDGRPNGTIADPVKLSPGKHTVLFQIDGRGLPESITIRSEDVTFVSE comes from the coding sequence ATGATTTCGTCTGGCCCTCGCGCCTTCTCCGTCTCCGACACCTTTGCTTCGTTGGCGTGTTCATTCCTGCCGGTCCTTTGGGCCGTCATCACCCTGGCTGCCCCTCCCTCCGCGGCGGCGGACGACCCGTTCCAGCTTCGCGACGGGGATCGAGTCGTCTTGATCGGCGACGGTCTGATCGAGCAAGAACAGTATTTCGGCTGGGTCGAAGTGATGCTGACCACCGCGTTCCCCGACGCCGATGTGACCTACCGCAATCTCGGTTGGAACGGCGACACGCCGGCCGGTGATTCGCGATTCGGACTCAGCCTGCTGCAGGCCGGCCGCGAGCCCGACGGTGAAGGCTGGCGGCAATTGCAAAAGCAACTCGAATTGACCCGGCCGACGGTTGCCGTGCTGGGCTACGGGATGGCCAACGCCCTGCAGACTTCGACTCGGACGACGGACGTCGAAAAGGTCGAATCGATCATCCAATTCACGAAAGATCTGCAGCGATTGGCTGACACGATCCGGCAAAACGATCCCGATTGCCGCTTCGTGTTCCTGTCTCCGATCTCACCCGTCGGGCCCTCCGTGTTGACCCCTGAAATGGCTGCGGCGTACGCCGAGCTGATCGAACAGGTTTGTGCCAAGACCGGCGGTCAGTTTGTCGATCTGACCGGCGTCGCCGTCAAGCCAAGCCAGCGCAAGGATCCCGTTCATTTAAATGGTGACGGATACAAAGCCTTGGCCGACGCGATCGGAACCTCGCTGGGCATCGATCGCGGTGTCTGGCAAAACAGTCCGCAAACCGAACCGCTGCGGAGTGTGATCCTGGAAAAAAATCGGCTTTGGTTTCACCGTTCGCGGCCGGCCAACATGGCGTACGTGTTCGGATTTCGAAAACACGAACAAGGCCAAAACGCCGTCGAGATCCCGCAGTTCGATCCGTTGATCGAACAGGAAGAAGCCAAGATTGCCTCGCTGCGGCAACTCAAAGCGAACGGTGTGGAAGAGCCGACGCCACGGTTGGAATCCAAGTACGCGGAATTCACGCCGCAGCCGACGCCGGACTTTGTCGTCGCGGAGGGGTTGGAGGTCTCGTTGTGGGCCGAGAACCCGATGCTGAACAAACCGATTCACATGAACTTTGACCCGCAGGGTCGTTTGTGGGTCGCCAGCAGCGAAGCCTATCCGATGATCGAAGTCGGCCAGGCCATGCCCGACAAGATCCTGGTGTTGGAAGATTCCGATCACGATGGCAAGGCGGACACGTCGACCGTGTTCGCCGACGGGCTGTTGATTCCCACCGGTGTCGCGCCCGGTGACGGCGGGGTGTATGTCGCCCAAAGCACCGATCTGCTGTTCCTGGAGGACACCGATGGGGATGGCAAAGCCGATCGCCGAGAGCGCGTGCTCAGCGGATTCGGTACCGAAGACACCCACCACAACTTGCACACGCTGCTGTTTGGCCCCGACGGCCGGTTGTACATGAACCAATCGGTGTACACGCGGACGGACGCCGAAACGCCCTACGGCGTGGTGCGGTTGAAAGCCGGTGGCGGGTTTCGATTCGACACCCGAAACCGACGGATGGACGTCTTCTTTCACGGCTTGTGGAATCCCTGGGGACACCAGTTCGATGCGCATGGCAATTCCTTCATGACCGACGGAGCGGGTTTCGCCGGCATCGCTTATGTCTTTCCCGGTGCGAGGTTCAATCCCACCCCCGGCACCCGACGCCAGTTGGATCTGATCAGCCCCGGCAACTATCCCAAGTTCTGCGGCGGCGAAATTGTCCAAGGGGAGAGCTTTCCCGAGGATTGGCAAGGTTCCTTTGTCACCTGTGATTTTCGCGCCAATCGCGTGACACGTTTCTCATTGTCGGAAACCGAATCGGGGTTTGTGACGACGCAGCAGGCCGATTTGATCCGCACCAGCGCCAGCACGTTCCGTCCGATCGATATCAAACAAGGCCCCGACGGGGCGATGTACATCGCCGACTGGTCCAACCCGATCATCAATCACGGTGAAGTCGATTTCCGTGATCCGCGACGCGACCGCTGGCACGGTCGGATTTGGCGCGTCACGGCCAAGGGCCGACCGCTGCGCCAGCCCGTCGACCTGACCGGCCAGTCGATCGAATCGTTGATCGCCGGACTCTATTCGGGCGATCGCTATCTGGCCGATCAATCGCGTCGCGTCTTGATCGAGCGTGGCGATGACACCGCGGCCGAGCTGGATCGGGTGTGGAGTTTGGCCAAGACATCCGAAGATCGCTTGGCCGCCGCGCGTTTGTCGGCGTCGGTCGGCGAGCCGAATGTCGCGTGGTTGCAGGCGTTGTTGGGCGATTCCGAAGGCGCCGTCCGCGCCGCCGCGACGCGGATTTTGGCCGACTGGTCCGATCCCACCGACCCGACCGCAAGCATCCAACGTGCACCAGCGATCGAGTGGTTTGCCGCCCGGATCGATGACTCGCACCCACGGGTTCGGCTGGAAGCGGTGCGTGGCTTGGCGAAACTTGGCGGCGTCGACGCGATCCGACTTTCCCTGCGGGCGCTCGATCACCCGGTGGATCGATTCATCGACCACGCCTTGTTCCTGAACGTCGATGAAAATTCGGCCGCACTGATCAAAGACCTTCGCAAACCGCTGTGGAACGCGGCGGAAAATCAAAAGCAACTCGAGTATGTTCTGACCAGCGTCGAACCGGCCAAGGCGACCGAGTTTCTGGCGGCCTACCTTGCCAAGAACGGTCTCCCACGTGACGGCGGGGGGCCCTGGATCGGTCTGATCGCCAAAGCAGGGAGCGTCAAAGAGTTAGAGATTCTGTATCAACATGCGATCGGCGGCCGGCTGGACGCCGCTGCGACGGCCAAAGCGTTCAGAGCGCTTCAGGACGCCAAGCGATTGCGCCGTCTGAAGCCGGAACTGGTCGGCCAGCCGGCCGATCAGTTGAAACCGTTGTTGTCGAGTTCGGATTCGTCGGTCCAGGCCGCCGCGATCGAATTGAGCGGTGCCTGGCAACTTCGCAAGCTGATCCCCACGTTGGCCGATCTCGCCGCCGACGGACAACTCGATGCTTCGACGCGCATCAAAGCGATCGCGGCGCTGCGAGCTTGTGGCGGAGCGGCGGCGACCGAGGCATTGCTATCGCTGGTCCGTGCCGAGGCATCGCTGGCGATCAAGTCGTCGTTGGTCGGGGCACTCGCCGGAACGAATCCGCAGCTGGCCGTGCAGCCGTTTTATGACACATTGGCGGGCATCGAAGAGGAACAATCGGCGCTCGTGCTTTGGCGAGCGATGTTGTCGGCGAAAGAGGGCGAAGCGTTGCTGACGGGTTCGTTGCCGGCCGAGGGGCTTTCCGAAGTCGCCGCCCGCGCCGGGGTTCGTGCGGCTGGGGAAAGCGGTCGCAACGCACAATCCTTGATCGACGCGTTGATGCCGATGAGCGGCTTGACGATGACCGCGGACAAATGGTCACCCCAGCGCGGTGCGGAACTGCGCGAACTGGTGGCGACCAAGGGCGATCCAGCACGCGGCGAAATGATTTACCGCCGCAGCAGTCTGCAGTGCGCCACCTGCCACGCGATCGGCGGTGTGGGAGGCAAAGTGGGGCCGGACATGACCAGCTTGGGCGCCAGCGCGCCGGTCGATTACATCATCGAATCGATGTTCGATCCGAATGCCAAGATCAAAGAAAACTATCACGCGATCACCGTGTTGACCGAAGAAGGTCAGGTGTATTCCGGGATCGAATCGGGCAGCACCGAGGAAGAAATGGTGCTTCGTGATGCCTCGAACAAACTGGTGCGAATTCCCGAGGCGGAAATCGTTCAAGTCAAACCCGGCAAGTCGCTGATGCCCGCCGGGTTGCTCGATCGCGTGCCGCAACAGGATCAATTGGATTTGATCAGCTTCATGACCCGGCTCGGTAAACCCGGCGAGTACGACGCCAGTCGGCAGACCGTCGCCCGCGTCTTGGAAGTGTTCGCCGGGTCGCACCGCATCGAACAACAGGGCAACGAGGCGATCGTGGCGGGCAAGCCAATCAAGGGTTGGAAGCCGTTGCTGGCCCGGGTGAGCGGGAAGATCGAAAAGACGACGTTGGAAGCATTGACCGCTCAGCACAAGTACACGTCGCTGGTCAACATCTACCTGCGGACGCAAATCGAAGTCGGCTCGGAGACGACCGCGAAATTTTCCATCGACAACCTCGATCGGGCAAACGTTTGGATCGATGGCCGGCCCAACGGGACGATTGCCGATCCGGTCAAGCTTTCGCCGGGTAAGCACACCGTGCTGTTTCAGATCGATGGCCGAGGGTTGCCCGAATCGATTACGATCCGCAGCGAGGACGTGACGTTCGTCAGCGAGTGA